In Vanrija pseudolonga chromosome 4, complete sequence, a single window of DNA contains:
- the SPCC576.05 gene encoding SAC3 family protein 1 — protein sequence MAPPSPAFAADSDGDEDFLKADKKAARAARFNTVLVGNRYKELEATRAQERKAFLEQGLISSGKTTLGSAVDMRGTCEDMCPEYEREFREYTREIHPFEALPNRRMDHSKAVAAYTRSDAGAGHGDAVKLPSDLRTPQALVRSLDYLIGQILPLQPAVNPNAVNPPPPTERRALGNSAGFIRDRTRAIRKEFAMQSSWGHDEAIATFERIARWHILCLRELQEETGSNTDMHIDSAELGRCFTSLRQQYNDRREELGVDTPCPNEPEFRAYMLIFDLANKSVSIPTAELPAAILDHPLVKLAWQIRQAAQRNFDMQKEGSKLNAELGANLLTRFVRLLKQGKVPYLLSCLIEVRLRDIRRSALRALVRSYPRLKAEPIRYSESGEVLERRMLLFDTMDILMGAEEQEDDEPAWDDIVPVSKNPDDESAAIAERFGIEVFQDVEIGPVGALVNLGAKFNDNKDAPFTRRWKLITEKKGDASYSDIINGNAGIQIDGTAALRPAVMSAPRPRPVYKPSPALAKAAPQPAVPGKSIFERPGSSSSSSAGAFSSQSAFGKGPFANGGPSANGGGSAFSTSSTTGSAFASTSAGLSAFGKPPQTSAFAPTPKAQPSASAFAPATPPPPKVAPPEVSTTPTVPPPPIPSFFNKPDPTPPKPADPQPKPIPSFFDAALSGVSKPPTSEPTSIPSFFDKPAPAGPSKAPPTFFASQTTTPTAIPPKPPSPKLPSPPRPPPVPVIPRIKISHAQRRAAPFILSRQLVDEVVDQILQSVEPDLAKIVHRQEAAKQHRESLAQRQAFIKKCSALVFDRLVEEEVTRVAKRVQSLELRAQTLARKIALHWLDWTRRKVELQAKMEQAREQTFSTLRSMGLTRSTASFAGGSRLTLSPAPSRSTRREEAEVNMELRRAERIKNQLHAPSTFLHSIARHVAPLLSEQTDEETPLWETVLLTAENSGSPANEEARNWLVRKLTSGHDLHRDGVDFITTVSEADGEFPGSVDTGLFILEAPTTVDQKIPRNVNVDDAQDRLEAAIGVAKQQSRYKSSLLILTWERESLDQVVQRLDIGPQVAQFDAVQVFSLDGAEDLDNRFGAVVRSLVPRDPLKGQVVVPVKRLVAITEPSWQRLYAFAEHVLAKFPTDTGLVTKALALTVDLLRQLIDIIDGVVEELPVSDNSSYAPPELQPFPSIKGRDHVAIGEAIAEYLSQPPLSLVDDVALALGPLRQATAQGRPLPILPVLSGIANYVFGTLTLQRLPLDQWLPGNEPVEAVDKLAIDVQDSFGSATDQAVEGLARVANEAQLALAAATPLPPTPTKRSPTKGKKRRADDAADSKVAKNARLLRALAEANATLNQLDPSAISAV from the exons ATGGCGCCGCCCTCACCGGCCTTTGCGGCCGACTCTGACGGCGATGAGGACTTTCTCAAGGCcgacaagaaggccgcccgcgccgcccgttTCAACAcggtgctcgtcggcaaccGCTACAAGgag CTGGAAGCCACTCGCGCACAGGAGCGTAAGGCCTTCCTCGAGCAAGGGTTAATCTCGTCGGGGAAGACCACCTTGGGCTCTGCCGTCGACATGCGGGGAACATGTGAAGACATGTGCCCAGAGTACGAACGAGAGTTTCGAGAGTACACCCGGGAGATTCACCCATTCGAAGCT CTGCCAAATCGACGGATGGATCACTCCAAAGCCGTAGCGGCGTATACCCGATCAGATGCCGGTGCTGGACATGGTGACGCCGTCAAGTTACCATCAGACCTGCGTACCCCTCAAGCCCTCGTG CGATCACTCGACTATCTTATCGGCCAGATCCTTCCGCTTCAGCCCGCCGTCAACCCTAATGCGGtcaacccaccaccaccaacggAACGACGAGCTTTGGGCAACTCTGCAGGCTTTATCCGCGACCGCACACGAGCCATCCGCAAGGAGTTTGCGATGCAGTCGAGCTGGGGCCACGACGAGGCGATTGCAACTTTCGAGCGGATAGCCCGATGGCATATCCTCTGTCTGCGCGAACTGCAGGAGGAGACTGGATCCAACACGGACATGCACATCGACTCGGCGGAGCTTGGACGATGCTTTACGTCACTGAGACAACAGTACAACGACCGGCGAgaggagcttggcgtcgacacACCCTGCCCTAATGAGCCAGAGTTTCGCGCCTATATGCTCATTTTCGACCTCGCCAACAAGTCTGTCTCGATCCCAACTGCCGAACTGCCCGCTGCTATCTTGGACCACCCCCTTGTCAAGCTAGCATGGCAGATCCGGCAAGCTGCCCAGCGCAACTTTGACATGCAGAAGGAAGGCTCCAAGCTCAATGCTGAACTCGGAGCCAATCTGTTGACACGGTTCGTTCGTCTCCTCAAGCAGGGCAAAGTGCCATACCTCCTCTCCTGTCTCATCGAGGTCCGGCTTCGCGACATCCGCCGAAGTGCTCTCCGTGCCCTTGTCCGCTCCTACCCTCGtctcaaggccgagccgaTTCGGTACAGTGAATCGGGTGAGGTGCTGGAGCGCCGAATGCTCTTATTCGACACTATGGACATCCTCATGGGTGCGGAGGAGCAGGAAGACGACGAACCTGCCTGGGATGACATTGTGCCAGTGTCCAAAaaccccgacgacgagtctgCTGCCATCGCCGAGCGGTTTGGTATCGAGGTGTTCCAGGATGTCGAGATTGGTCCTGTCGGCGCGTTGGTTAACCTTGGTGCCAAGTTCAACG ACAATAAGGATGCTCCGTTTACCCGCCGATGGAAGCTCATCacggagaagaagggcgacgCCTCGTACTCGGACATCATCAACGGCAACGCCGGCATTCAGATTGACGGTACAGCTGCCCTTCGACCAGCTGTGATGtcagcgcctcgaccgcgtcccGTGTACAAGCCGTCGCCAGCTTTAGCCAAGGCCGCCCCGCAGCCGGCTGTACCTGGGAAAAGCATCTTTGAGCGACCTGgatcgtcatcatcatcatcggcgGGCGCGTTCTCGTCGCAGAGTGCCTTTGGGAAAGGCCCGTTCGCAAATGGCGGTCCCTCTGCGAACGGAGGTGGAAGTGCCTTTTCTACATCGTCAACTACTGGCAGTGCCTTTGCGTCCACAAGTGCAGGCCTGTCGGCGTTCGGCAAGCCTCCCCAAACTTCTGCCTTCGCCCCCACGCCCAAGGCGCAGCCTTCAGCCTCTGCATTCGCACCAgctacaccaccaccaccaaaaGTAGCGCCACCAGAAGTGTCAACGACTCCAactgtgccgccgccgccaataCCTTCCTTCTTCAACAAGCCCGACCCGACGCCTCCCAAGCCCGCCGATCCACAGCCAAAGCCAATACCGTCCTTCTTTGACGCCGCACTCTCTGGTGTTTCAAAGCCGCCAACGTCGGAGCCCACCTCCATTCCATCCTTCTTCGACAAACCGGCACCGGCCGGGCCGTCAAAGGCGCCCCCAACGTTCTTTGCTTCTCAGACTACAACGCCAACTGCGATTCCGCCGaagccgccctcgccaaagCTGCCTTCTCCACCCCGACCTCCACCTGTGCCGGTCATCCCCCGAATCAAGATCTCGCATGCTCAGAGGCGAGCAGCACCCTTCATTCTCAGCCGGCAGCTCGTTGACGAGGTTGTGGATCAAATCCTCCAATCTGTGGAGCCTGACCTGGCCAAGATTGTCCATCGACAGGAGGCTGCCAAGCAGCACCGAGAGTCGTTGGCGCAGCGCCAGGCGTTCATCAAGAAGTGCTCCGCGCTAGTCTTTGACCGATTGGTGGAAGAGGAGGTGACACGAGTGGCGAAACGAGTACAGTCCCTCGAGCTACGGGCACAGACACTCGCTCGAAAAATTGCCCTTCACTGGCTGGATTGGACCAGGCGAAAGGTCGAGCTTCAGGCCAAGATGGAACAGGCCCGTGAACAGACGTTCTCAACCCTGCGATCCATGGGGTTGACTCGGTCGACTGCATCGTTTGCAGGCGGATCGAGGTTGACACTATCCCCGGCGCCCTCACGTTCCACGCGGCGGGAGGAGGCAGAGGTCAACATGGAACTGCGCCGTGCAGAGCGGATCAAGAATCAACTACATGCCCCGTCCACCTTCCTGCACTCGATCGCCCGACACGttgcgccgctgctgtcAGAGCAGACAGATGAGGAGACACCTCTTTGGGAGACTGTCCTCCTCACTGCAGAGAATTCTGGGTCACCAGCCAATGAGGAAGCAAGGAATTGGCTTGTTCGAAAGCTTACAAGTGGCCACGACCTGCACCGTGACGGAGTCGACTTTATCACCACTGTATCCGAGGCCGATGGCGAGTTCCCTGGCTCAGTCGACACCGGGCTGTTCATCCTGGAAGCGCCGACCACCGTCGACCAGAAGATTCCGCGCAATGTCAATGTCGATGACGCGCAGGACCGGTTGGAGGCAGCGATCGGTGTTGCCAAGCAGCAAAGCCGCTACAAATCATCACTGCTCATCCTGACCTGGGAGAGAGAGTCGCTCGACCAAGTTGTTCAACGCCTCGACATCGGACCCCAAGTCGCTCAGTTTGACGCCGTTCAAGTTTTTAGCCTCGATGGCGCTGAGGACTTGGACAACCGCTTTGGCGCGGTGGTGCGCAGCCTGGTGCCTCGAGACCCTCTCAAGGGACaagtggtggtgccggtTAAAC GCCTTGTCGCGATCACCGAGCCGTCATGGCAGCGACTCTATGCCTTTGCTGAGCACGTGCTTGCCAAGTTTCCTACCGACACGGGACTTGTTACAAAGGCTTTGGCACTCACAGTGGACCTACTTCGGCAGCTCATCGATATCATCGACGGTGTTGTCGAGGAACTGCCCGTCAGCGACAACTCGAGCTACGCGCCACCAGAGCTCCAGCCGTTCCCATCTATCAAGGGCCGTGACCATGTCGCCATTGGTGAAGCAATCGCAGAATACCTGTCGCAACCGCCACTGAGCTTGGTTGACGACGTCGCTCTGGCCCTTGGCCCCCTGCGTCAGGCCACGGCGCAAGGACGACCACTTCCCATTCTCCCCGTCCTGTCCGGGATCGCCAATTACGTCTTTGGCACCCTTACACTCCAACGCCTCCCGCTAGACCAATGGCTGCCTGGCAACGAACCTGTCGAGGCGGTGGACAAACTGGCCATCGACGTCCAAGACTCTTTTGGCAGTGCCACCGACCAGGCTGTGGAAGGCTTGGCTCGTGTCGCCAACGAGGCCCagctggcgctcgccgccgcgacaccgctgccgcctacACCGACCAAGCGGTCTCCCACCAAAGGCAAGAAgcgacgagccgacgacgcggccgatTCCAAGGTCGCCAAGAATGCGCGCTTACtccgcgcgctggccgaggccaacgcgACACTCAATCAACTCGACCCCAGCGCCATCTCGGCCGTGTAG
- the mpp gene encoding Mitochondrial-processing peptidase subunit alpha, with translation MRLPLSTSSGALLRSAVRKPLSPLLRRASSAALPAASQVTTLPNKVRVATESTPGHFHAVGVYVDAGSRFESHRTSGVSHLLDRLAFKSTDKHSDEEMTRLIDQLGSQISCSSSRETIMYQSTVFPQSLPLAMELLSSTVLHPLLLPEELEAQKAAAAYEIREIWAKPELILPEILHTVAFKDNTLGMPLLCPESQLDVLGEKEIRQFMRDWYRPERLVIAGVGMEHQELVELADKFFGSAGAKASLDVPPSSLRPGVSPQPAGTKSFATVSDAPTDVSDDYARLAAARAVYTGGEEYILKPEEEFVHLYIGFEGLGVHDPDIYALATLQTLLGGGGSFSAGGPGKGMYTRLYTNVLNRYHAVDYCAGFHHCYADSGLFGIAMSVYPQFAGSAANVIAHQLDTLTRPQKGGITAIELSRAKNMLKSQLVMALESRLTAVEDLGRQTQIHGKKVPVEEMCTKIDALTLDDLHRTATRVLRPSSRTAQINYGLGSGEPTIVGQGQVDALGDVRATLKAWGLGRQPY, from the exons ATGCGCCTACCAttgtcgacgtcctcgggcgCATTGTTGCGCAGCGCCGTGCGCAAGCCCCTTTCCCCATTGTTGCGCCGGGCGTCGTCCGCAGCt CTCCCAGCTGCGTCCCAGGTGACGACGCTGCCGAACAAGGTGCGCGTCGCGAccgagtcgacgccgggcCACTTTCACGCCGTGGGCGTGTATGTCGACGCGGGGAGCAGGTTCGAGAGCCACCGGACGAGCGGCGTGTCGCACCTGTTGGATCGGCTCGCGTTCAAG TCGACCGACAAGCACAGTGACGAGGAGATGACCCGGTTGATCGACCAGCTCGGGTCGCAGatctcgtgctcgtcgtcgcgcgagaCGATAATGTACCAGTCGACGGTTTTCCCGCAGTCGCTCCCGCTGGCGATGGAGCTGCTTTCGTCGACAGTACTTcacccgctgctgctgcccgaggagcttgaggcgcagaaggccgcggcggcgtacgagATTCGCGAAATCTGGGCCAAGCCAGAGCTCATCTTGCCTGAGATCCTCCACACCGTCGCGTTCAAGGACAACACGCTCGGCATGCCGCTGCTGTGCCCCGAGTCGCAGCTTGACGTTCTTGGCGAGAAGGAGATTCGCCAGTTCATGCGCGACTGGTACCGTCCTGAGCGGTTGGTCATTGCCGGTGTCGGCATGGAGCACCaggagctggtcgagctcgccgacaagtTCTTTGGCTCGGCGGGTGCCAAGGCGTCGCTGGATGTccccccgtcgtcgctccgCCCTGGTGTGTCGCCCCAGCCTGCCGGCACCAAGAGCTTTGCGACGGTTTCTGACGCCCCGACGGACGTCTCGGACGACTACGCGAGATTGGCGGCCGCGCGTGCGGTGTACactggcggcgaggagtACATTCTCAAGCCGGAAGAGGAGTTTGTGCACCTCTACATTGGGTTCGAGGGCCTTGGCGTGCACGACCCTGATATC tacgccctcgccaccctgCAGACATTGCTTGGTGGAGGTGGTTCGTTCTCGGCCGGTGGCCCAGGCAAGGGCATGTACACGCGGTTGTACACCAATGTTCTGAACCGGTACCACGCGGTCGACTACTGTGCTGGCTTCCACCACTGCTACGCCGACTCGGGCCTGTTCGGCATCGCCATGTCGGTCTACCCGCAGTTtgcgggcagcgcggcgaacGTGATTGCGCACCAGCTCGACACCCTCACGCGGCCGCAGAAGGGCGGCATTACCGCGATCGAGCTGAGCCGCGCGAAGAACATGCTCAAGAGTCAGCTTGTCATGGCGCTCGAGTCGAGGCTGACGGCTGTTGAGG acctcggccgccagACCCAGATCCACGGCAAGAAGGTGCCAGTAGAGGAGATGTGCACCAAGATTGACGCAttgacgctcgacgacctgcacCGCACTGCGACGCGTGTGCTGCGCCCGTCTTCGCGCACCGCGCAGATCAACTATGGGCTGGGGTCGGGCGAGCCGACCATTGTGGGGCAGGGACAGGTCgatgcgctcggcgatgTGCGGGCGACGCTCAAGGCGTGGGGACTGGGCCGGCAGCCGTACTAG
- the dpb3 gene encoding DNA polymerase epsilon subunit C: MPPKLSKRSKTSRARIKKIMQMDEEVGKLASATPVMICAYGLLLLLMPAKSLECFLQLLIDETAKETRERGSRKMVPYHLKAMIDKSDQFDFLRELVEGVPDPGEKAGPAKRKASTADGSAAAATPRRKSAAAKVAEAKKEDVPAPGTLPAIGTWKRDASGEGGTGEGGKGMFDDYDDDYDDY, encoded by the exons ATGCCACCAAAACTGTCAAAGAGGTCAAAGACGTCGCGG gcgcGGATAAAGAAGATTATGCAGATGGACGAGGAAGTCGGCAAGCTGGCATCGGCTACACCGGTCATGATCTGTGCGTACGGTCTCTTACTTCTGCTGATGCCAGCCAAATCCCTCGAGTGCTTCCTTCAGCTGTTGATAGACGAAACGGCCAAGGAgacgcgcgagcgcggctcGCGCAAGATGGTGCCGTACCATCT CAAGGCAATGATCGACAAGTCGGACCAGTTCGACTTCCttcgcgagctcgtcgagggcgtgccCGACCCTGGAGAGAAGGCTGGCCcggccaagcgcaaggcgtcgacggcggacGGCTCTGCGGCGGCCGCAACGCCACGACGAAAGtctgccgctgccaaggtcgccgaggcgaagaaggaggacgTGCCAGCCCCTGGTACGCTTCCCGCCATTGGAACGTGGAAGCGCGACGCTAGCGGCGAGGGAGGcaccggcgagggcggcaagggcatgtttgacgactacgacgacgactacgatGACTACTAG
- the fps1 gene encoding Farnesyl pyrophosphate synthase — MSDKAAKRARFEGVFDKIADELIDYLKQNGMPEEAVAWYKANLYHNVPGGKLNRGLSVVDTLEILKGKALTDDEYFNAALLGWCVELLQGFFLVSDDLMDASITRRGQPCWYRMPGVGTIAINDSFMLEAAIYYLLKKHFRQESYYIDLVELFLETTFQTELGQLIDLITAPEDNVDLSKFSLQKHHLIVVYKTAFYSFYLPVALAFRVAGVKDEAAYKAALDILIPMGEYFQVQDDYLDAYAPPEVLGKIGTDILDNKCSWNINTALKFATPEQRQILDDNYGKKDSVAEARVKELYSQAPISIPERFEKYEKESHDKLTALIAQVDESTGVRKEVFTSFLEKVYKRQK; from the exons ATGTCAGACAAGGCAGCCAAGCGCGCGCGTTTCGAGGGCGTCTTTGACAAGattgccgacgagctcatcgacTACCTCAAGCAGAATGGCATGCCGGAGGAGGCGGTTGCGTGGTACAAGGCC AACCTCTACCACAACGTCCCTGGCGGCAAGCTGAACCGCGGCCTGTCggtcgtcgacacgctcgagattctgaagggcaaggcgctcaccgacgacgagtacttcaacgcggccctcctcggctgGTGTGTCGAGCTG CTCCAGggcttcttcctcgtctcggACGACCTGATGGACGCTTCCATcacccgccgcggccagccATGCTGGTACCGCATGCCCGGTGTCGGCACCATCGCCATCAACGACTCGTTcatgctcgaggcggccattTACTACCTGTTGAAGAAGCACTTCCGCCAGGAGAGCTACTACATTGACCTGGTCGAGCTGTTCCTCGAG aCCACCTTCCAGACCGAGCTTGGCCAGCTCATTGACCTTATCACTGCGCCTGAAGACAATGTCGACCTGAGCAAGTTCTCGCTCCAGAA GCACcacctcatcgtcgtctACAAGACCGCCTTCTACTCGTTCTACCTccccgtcgcgctcgcgttccgcgtcgccggcgtcaaggacgaggccgcctacaaggccgccctcgacatCCTCATCCCCATGGGCGAGTACTTCCAGGTCCAGGACGACTACCTTGACGCGTACGCGCCTCCCGAGGTTCTCGGCAAGATTGGCACGGATATCCTGGACAACAAGTGCTCGTGGAACATCAACACGGCGCTCAAGTTCGCCACGCCCGAGCAGCGCcagatcctcgacgacaactaCGGCAAGAAGGActcggtcgccgaggcccgcGTCAAGGAGCTCTACTCGCAGGCGCCCATCTCCATCCCTGAGCGCTTCGAGAAGTACGAAAAGGAGAGCCACGACAAGCTCACCGCGTTGATCGCCCAGGTCGACGAGTCGACCGGCGTCCGCAAGGAGGTCTTCACCTCGTTCCTGGAGAAGGTCTACAAGCGCCAGAAGTAG
- the AN1226 gene encoding NAD-dependent protein deacetylase hst4 → MSTILIPIQPEAGPSRVASTKKSLDSSFAQQASGAEDEPDLETVIRRVRNARRIVVVAGAGISTAASIPDFRGASGLFSGSKGHNVKDLFDFKSTKTPALLAKHHALLTELYDKASKASPTHFHNLLASLNDDGRLLRCYTQNIDGLEERAGLPTGVPSVSTPARRVAKGKGRAASLSAATSGQQTPDGEVSSSGSALGDISAALNPGPPSHPPAPRCIPLHGILTHMHCSLCSAQVPIEKCMPLPPHAIPCPECELASSIRSALNERSRPVGALRASVVLYSEHHPDGEGIGAVTVRDLKGTGRRGEREGQADLLIVAGTSLAIKGVKKMIKEMSEMLATRPDSSVSDGKSVPVRTIYLNNEPPTAPGSWGDVFDVWCKGDIQQFADLVADDKFAPPLPITPRKPTPRKRVESGDLPPTPNSSTPSKPRKRKADNVFVDIETTPTKKSKKPVLPLTPGATPPRARPASNLRESSPSPEPKAKRERAVSPTPEPKSLSSDSSRTSSRDSTLTPPPPANSFSPVTTTLPLYPTDPFANHAGPQPASKFWATVL, encoded by the exons ATGTCCACAATCCTAATCCCCATCCAGCCGGAGGCGGGGCCGTCACGCGTCGCGTCCACCAAGAAGTCACTAGACAGCTCGTTTGCCCAGCAGGCTTCTGGTGCGGAGGATGAGCCAGACCTCGAGACCGTCATCCGCCGAGTACGCAACGCACGCCgaatcgtcgtcgtcgccg GCGCCGGTATCTCTACGGCTGCATCCATCCCCGACTTTCGCGGTGCTAGCGGCCTGTTCTCTGGATCCAAGGGACATAACGTCAAGGACCTCTTCGACTTCAAGAGCACCAAG ACACCCGCGCTCCTTGCCAAGCACCACGCGCTCTTGACAGAGCTGTACGACAAGGCATCCAAAGCCTCGCCAACACACTTTCACAACCTCTTGGCGTCGCtgaacgacgacgggcgctTGTTGAGGTGCTACACGCAGAACATTGATGGGTTGGAAGAGCGCGCCGGGCTGCCTACCGGCGTCCCGTCTGTTTCCACCCCTGCACGACGCGTCGCAAAGGGCAAGGGTCGCGCAGCATCCTTGTCTGCCGCAACATCGGGCCAGCAGACACCAGACGGAGAGGTTTCTTCTTCCGGATCGGCTCTTGGAGACATTagcgccgcgctcaacccCGGACCGccatcccacccacccgcgccgcgctgcatCCCGCTCCACGGCATCCTGACCCACATGCACTGCAGCCTGTGTTCCGCACAGGTGCCAATAGAGAAGTGCATGCCATTACCACCACACGCCATCCCCTGTCCGGAATGCGAGCTCGCGTCGTCAATACGTTCGGCTTTGAATGAGCGGTCGCGGCCTGTTGGAGCGCTACGAGCCAGCGTCGTCCTGTACAGCGAGCACCACCCGGACGGCGAGGGTATCGGCGCGGTCACAGTACGCGACCTCAAGGGCACCGGCCGGCGCGGTGAGCGAGAAGGCCAGGCCGACCTGCTCATCGTCGCCGGCACCTCGCTGGCCATCAAAGGCGTCAAGAAGATGATCAAGGAAATGTCTGAGATGCTCGCGACGCGCCCCGACTCGTCCGTATCCGACGGCAAGTCGGTCCCCGTGAGGACAATCTACCTCAACAACGAGCCGCCAACGGCTCCAGGATCATGGGGCGATGTCTTCGACGTCTGGTGCAAGGGCGACATTCAGCAGTTTGCCGACCTGGTCGCAGACGACAAGTTTGCCCCGCCGCTTCCGATCACGCCGCGCAAGCCAACCCCGCGCAAGCGTGTCGAGTCGGGCGACCTTCCCCCCACGCCcaactcgtcgacgccgagcaagCCACGCAAGCGCAAAGCCGACAACGTGTTTGTGGACATCGAGACGACACCGACAAAGAAGTCGAAGAAGCCAGTGCTGCCCCTCACTCCTGGTGCTACCCCGCCGCGTGCCCGCCCAGCGTCAAACCTACGCGAGTCGTCACCATCCcccgagcccaaggccaagaggGAGCGAGCGGTGTCACCGACGCCAGAGCCAAAGTCCCTGTCctccgactcgtcgcgcacgtcgtcccGCGACTCGACCCTcactcctcccccacctgcCAACTCCTTCTCTCccgtcaccaccacactTCCCCTCTACCCAACCGACCCCTTCGCAAACCACGCCGGCCCACAACCGGCCTCCAAATTCTGGGCTACAGTCTTGTAG